Proteins encoded within one genomic window of Variovorax sp. OAS795:
- a CDS encoding SDR family oxidoreductase — protein MPSINSPSGALPARFRRERLLIVGCGDVGQRVARDLRGRMQLVALTSSSQRVPALRAAGIRPLVGNLDEPATLRRLAGVATRVLHLAPPARDGGAAWWRDQRTIALARALRLRSTPLAFVYGSTSGVYGDCGGARVSETRPVRPDTPRAHRRVDAERAVRWLGRSAGVRASILRIPGIYAPDREGGTPRQRLARGTPVLRREDDVFTSHIHADDLARACVAALFRGRPQRIVHAADDTELRMGDYIDLAADLYGMPRPPRVARDEAQRQLPLQLLSFMGESRRLDNTRLKRELRVRLAHPTVHTGLREKA, from the coding sequence TTGCCTTCAATCAATAGCCCTTCCGGCGCGCTGCCGGCGCGCTTCCGCCGCGAACGCCTGCTCATCGTGGGCTGCGGCGACGTCGGCCAGCGCGTGGCGCGTGATCTGCGGGGCCGCATGCAGCTGGTGGCGCTCACTTCGTCGAGCCAGCGCGTGCCGGCGCTGCGGGCCGCGGGCATCCGGCCGCTCGTGGGCAACCTCGACGAGCCCGCCACGCTGCGCCGCCTCGCGGGCGTGGCCACGCGCGTGCTGCACCTGGCGCCGCCCGCGCGCGACGGCGGCGCGGCATGGTGGCGCGACCAGCGCACCATCGCCCTGGCGCGCGCGCTGCGCCTGCGTTCCACGCCGCTGGCCTTCGTCTATGGTTCCACCAGCGGCGTCTACGGCGACTGCGGCGGCGCACGCGTGAGCGAAACCCGTCCCGTGCGGCCCGACACCCCCCGCGCCCACCGCCGCGTGGATGCCGAGCGCGCGGTGCGCTGGCTCGGCCGCAGCGCCGGCGTGCGCGCGAGCATCCTGCGCATTCCGGGCATCTACGCGCCCGATCGCGAAGGCGGCACGCCGCGCCAGCGCCTTGCGCGCGGCACGCCCGTGCTGCGGCGCGAAGACGACGTGTTCACCAGCCACATCCATGCCGACGACCTGGCGCGCGCCTGCGTGGCGGCGCTGTTCCGCGGCCGGCCGCAGCGCATCGTCCATGCCGCGGACGACACGGAGCTGCGCATGGGCGACTACATCGACCTGGCCGCCGACCTCTATGGCATGCCGCGACCGCCGCGCGTGGCGCGCGACGAAGCCCAGCGTCAATTGCCGCTGCAGCTGCTGAGTTTCATGGGGGAATCGCGCCGGCTCGACAACACGCGGCTCAAGCGCGAGCTGCGCGTGCGGCTTGCACACCCGACGGTGCATACGGGGCTGCGCGAGAAAGCCTGA
- the cysM gene encoding cysteine synthase CysM has protein sequence MNYPTIEDAIGKTPLVALQRIDAAENAKRGNVILGKLEGNNPAGSVKDRPALSMIKRAEERGEIKPGDTLIEATSGNTGIALAMAAAIKGYRMVLIMPEDLSVERAQTMKAFGAELVLTPKSGGMEYARDLAEQMVAQGKGRVLDQFANADNPRIHYETTGPEIWADTKGRITHFVSAMGTTGTITGVSRFLKEKNPAVRIIGAQPAEGSRIPGIRKWPAEYMPRIYDASRVDEEISVSQDNAEEMCRRLAREEGIFGGISAAGALWVALEVAKTVENATIVFVVCDRGDRYLSTGVFPA, from the coding sequence ATGAATTATCCGACGATCGAAGACGCCATCGGCAAAACCCCCCTGGTGGCACTGCAACGCATCGATGCGGCCGAAAATGCGAAGCGCGGCAATGTGATCCTCGGCAAGCTCGAAGGCAACAATCCCGCGGGATCGGTGAAGGACCGGCCCGCGCTCTCGATGATCAAGCGTGCCGAAGAGCGCGGCGAAATCAAGCCCGGCGACACCCTGATCGAAGCCACTTCGGGCAACACCGGCATTGCGCTGGCCATGGCCGCGGCCATCAAGGGCTACCGCATGGTCCTGATCATGCCGGAGGACCTCTCGGTCGAGCGCGCGCAGACCATGAAGGCCTTCGGCGCCGAACTGGTGCTCACGCCCAAGAGCGGCGGCATGGAATACGCGCGCGACCTCGCCGAGCAGATGGTGGCGCAGGGCAAGGGCCGGGTGCTCGACCAGTTCGCCAATGCCGACAACCCGCGCATCCACTACGAGACCACGGGCCCCGAGATCTGGGCCGACACCAAGGGCAGGATCACGCATTTCGTGAGCGCCATGGGCACCACCGGCACCATCACCGGCGTCTCGCGTTTTTTGAAGGAAAAGAACCCCGCGGTGCGCATCATCGGCGCGCAGCCCGCCGAAGGCTCGCGCATTCCGGGCATCCGCAAGTGGCCGGCCGAATACATGCCCAGGATCTACGACGCGAGCCGCGTCGATGAAGAAATCAGCGTGAGCCAGGACAACGCCGAAGAGATGTGCCGGCGCCTCGCGCGCGAAGAGGGCATCTTCGGCGGCATCTCCGCGGCGGGTGCGCTGTGGGTGGCGCTCGAAGTGGCCAAGACAGTCGAGAACGCCACCATCGTGTTCGTGGTCTGCGACCGCGGCGACCGTTATTTGTCGACCGGCGTTTTCCCCGCCTGA